From the Planktothricoides raciborskii GIHE-MW2 genome, the window GCGATATTGCATCCGCAACGCGATCGCGATATTGCATCCGCAACGCCCCAAGCGATCGCCTCCTAGGTGTCCTCGTCGTGGATAGCAGCAAAATCCGCAATACCCTAGGCTACATTAAAATTATGGCGATATCATCATAGTAAACGTCATCCAAAACTTGCCCTTCTGCACCTTCCATAAATGAGCCTATAAATGAATATTTCCCAACTTCAAGCTCTAGTTAAATACGTTTCCAATGCCCAAGGAGAAAAAACTGAAGTAATTATTCCCATCGCAGTTTGGAACAGTTTGTTGCAAAAAATCACTTCTATCGAACTCTATTCAACCCCCAGTGGACTCAGCCCCGTTGATGAAAATGAGCCAAAAACTCAGATTATAGCTGACTTACAAGAGTCTATTCGCGCAGCCAAAGCCGGAGAAACTTACCCAATTTCCCAATTATGAGTGAATGTTAACCAGCGCAGGGCGAATTTTTAACTGGCCATATTTTACCACTCCGTAAGCAATAAATTCAGTTATTAAGTAGGTGAACATAATTAATTGCACTTTTCGTTCCCCGCCGATAGACTGTGGATTCCCGCATTCGCGGGAATGACAGTTTTTCTTGTGATATGGTCTCTGGTGCATTTATTTCTGCCCACCTACTTAACAATGATTAAAGATTTTAAAAATAAAAGATTAGCCGCATTTTTTAGAGAGGGCAATAACAAAGGAATACCCAAAGAATTTGAGAAAAGAATTAGAGTTAGGCTGGAAGCGCTCGACTCAGCATCATGCCTAGACGACTTGAAAATTCCTGGATACAATCTACATGAACTCAAAGGCGACAGAAAAGAAACTTGG encodes:
- a CDS encoding type II toxin-antitoxin system RelE/ParE family toxin is translated as MTVFLVIWSLVHLFLPTYLTMIKDFKNKRLAAFFREGNNKGIPKEFEKRIRVRLEALDSASCLDDLKIPGYNLHELKGDRKETWSIALSGNWRITFKFEQGKGEAFGQNTFLFVS